A DNA window from Cytophagia bacterium CHB2 contains the following coding sequences:
- a CDS encoding response regulator gives MAEKILIVEDERNLRRLYQMELEQDGYEVTTAADGQSALRRLADGPVDLVLLDLALPDGSGLDYLQQFMEMHRHVKVVINTAYPLYKRDFHCWAADAFLIKTSDLTELKSTIDHFLHEPQYELQKG, from the coding sequence ATGGCTGAGAAAATACTCATCGTTGAGGACGAGAGGAATTTACGAAGACTATACCAGATGGAGTTGGAACAAGATGGGTATGAGGTGACAACCGCCGCCGATGGCCAGAGCGCTTTGAGAAGATTAGCTGACGGGCCGGTGGATTTGGTGTTGCTCGATTTGGCGCTGCCGGATGGATCAGGATTGGATTATCTGCAACAATTCATGGAGATGCACCGGCACGTCAAAGTGGTGATCAATACGGCTTATCCTCTTTACAAAAGAGATTTTCATTGCTGGGCTGCAGATGCATTTCTGATCAAGACCTCCGACTTGACCGAGCTCAAGAGCACGATCGATCATTTTTTACATGAGCCTCAATATGAATTGCAAAAAGGCTGA